One genomic segment of Actinoplanes ianthinogenes includes these proteins:
- a CDS encoding DUF6350 family protein yields the protein MSSTTDRPGGSEDPFAVAEALQSVVRDTEALEIPPDRDEENRDTVVVDEAMLGRRDTVRVPGPRRPERRRGAPLPVAVVFATLWAALLTYVPVAAVLGLARTLEGAGGLLGAARAGAAAWLLGHGVAIGTSLGPLGLAPLLLTGLVLWRLNRAGLHVVRAIGARRSGSIGAALGVATGVAVAYAGIGALTAHLTDGRGTHVSTADAAWHFLLLGLAGALIGALRGSDAVTTLARRVPAVLRHGVRTGLVAVFLMVAAGAAVGGLSLALGGGDATKILSAYHAGVAGQAGITLISVAYAANAAIWATAYLLGPGFALGVGSVIRLTEFTAGDLPALPLLAGLPNGPIGAAGTLLLMLPVLAGGVAGWGLTQRLRYGRAHAWGPGRGSGADGPEPAWSPLIGASLLAGPVAGLTMAVLAAASGGPVGGGRLAEIGPAAGQVGLVAAIVAAIAVLAGASAARAFHPPRRPKGRK from the coding sequence ATGTCCAGCACAACCGACCGTCCCGGCGGCTCGGAGGACCCGTTCGCGGTCGCCGAGGCGCTGCAATCCGTGGTGCGGGACACCGAGGCGCTGGAGATCCCGCCGGACCGCGACGAGGAGAACCGGGACACCGTCGTCGTCGACGAGGCGATGCTCGGCCGCCGGGACACCGTCCGGGTGCCCGGCCCGCGCCGGCCGGAACGCCGCCGCGGCGCGCCGCTGCCGGTGGCCGTCGTCTTCGCCACGCTCTGGGCCGCGCTGCTGACCTACGTGCCGGTCGCCGCGGTGCTCGGGCTGGCCCGCACGCTGGAGGGCGCCGGCGGACTGCTCGGCGCGGCCCGGGCCGGGGCGGCCGCCTGGCTGCTCGGGCACGGCGTCGCGATCGGCACCTCGCTCGGCCCGCTCGGGCTGGCCCCGCTGCTGCTCACCGGGCTGGTGCTGTGGCGGCTGAACCGGGCCGGGCTGCACGTGGTCCGGGCGATCGGGGCGCGGCGCTCCGGGTCGATCGGGGCGGCGCTGGGCGTGGCCACGGGGGTCGCGGTGGCGTACGCGGGAATCGGCGCCCTGACCGCCCACCTGACCGACGGCCGCGGCACCCACGTCTCCACCGCGGACGCCGCGTGGCACTTCCTGCTCCTCGGCCTGGCCGGGGCGCTGATCGGCGCGCTGCGCGGCAGCGACGCGGTGACCACCCTGGCCCGCCGGGTGCCGGCGGTGCTCCGGCACGGGGTGCGGACCGGCCTGGTCGCGGTCTTCCTGATGGTCGCCGCGGGCGCGGCGGTCGGCGGCCTGTCCCTGGCGCTCGGTGGCGGCGACGCGACGAAGATCCTCTCCGCCTATCACGCCGGGGTGGCCGGTCAGGCCGGGATCACCCTGATCAGCGTGGCCTACGCGGCGAACGCCGCGATCTGGGCCACCGCCTACCTGCTCGGGCCGGGCTTCGCGCTGGGCGTCGGCTCGGTGATCCGGCTCACCGAGTTCACCGCCGGCGACCTGCCCGCCCTGCCGCTGCTGGCCGGCCTGCCGAACGGGCCGATCGGCGCGGCCGGCACGCTGCTGCTGATGCTTCCGGTCCTCGCCGGGGGCGTGGCCGGCTGGGGTCTCACCCAGCGGCTGCGCTACGGCCGCGCGCACGCCTGGGGTCCGGGCCGCGGGTCCGGCGCCGACGGGCCGGAGCCGGCCTGGTCGCCGCTGATCGGCGCGAGTCTGCTGGCCGGCCCGGTGGCGGGGCTGACGATGGCGGTGCTCGCCGCGGCCTCCGGCGGCCCGGTCGGCGGCGGGCGGCTGGCCGAGATCGGGCCGGCCGCCGGACAGGTCGGTCTGGTGGCCGCGATCGTCGCCGCGATCGCGGTGCTGGCGGGCGCCTCCGCCGCGCGTGCCTTCCACCCACCGCGCCGCCCCAAAGGCCGGAAGTAG
- the purN gene encoding phosphoribosylglycinamide formyltransferase: MTDPAPARLVVLISGSGSNLQALLDATRDPAYGAEVVAVGADRDGIAGLDIAAAAGVPTFVDSVKAYPTRDDWDTALTEHVAAHRPDLVISAGFLKLVGKQFLDAFGDRYVNTHNALLPSFPGIHGPRDALAYGVKVAGATLFFVDAGVDTGPIIAQVSVPVLDDDTEETLTERIKVAERAQLVEFVGRLVRDGWTIQDRKVRIP, encoded by the coding sequence GTGACTGACCCCGCGCCCGCCCGCCTGGTCGTCCTGATCTCCGGATCGGGCAGCAACCTGCAAGCCCTCCTCGACGCGACCCGCGACCCGGCCTACGGGGCCGAGGTGGTCGCCGTCGGCGCCGACCGGGACGGCATCGCCGGTCTCGACATCGCCGCCGCGGCCGGGGTGCCCACCTTCGTGGACTCGGTGAAGGCTTACCCGACCCGCGACGACTGGGACACCGCGCTCACCGAGCACGTCGCGGCCCACCGCCCCGACCTGGTCATCTCGGCCGGCTTCCTGAAACTGGTCGGCAAGCAGTTCCTGGACGCGTTCGGCGACCGTTATGTGAACACGCACAACGCGCTGCTGCCGTCGTTCCCCGGCATCCACGGCCCGCGCGACGCGCTCGCCTACGGGGTGAAGGTCGCCGGAGCGACGCTCTTCTTCGTCGACGCCGGAGTCGACACCGGACCGATCATCGCCCAGGTCAGCGTCCCCGTGCTCGACGACGACACGGAGGAGACGCTGACCGAGCGGATCAAGGTGGCCGAGCGGGCCCAGCTGGTCGAGTTCGTCGGCCGCCTGGTGCGCGACGGCTGGACCATTCAAGACAGGAAGGTACGGATTCCGTGA
- the purH gene encoding bifunctional phosphoribosylaminoimidazolecarboxamide formyltransferase/IMP cyclohydrolase, which yields MSDEGLRPIKRALLSVWDKAGIVELAQALHAAGVEVVSTGSTATTVEKAGVPVTRVEDLTGFPEILSDRVKTLHPRVHGGLLADMRLESHVAELAEHGIEPFDLLVSSLYPFSETVASGAGEEECIAKIDIGGPAMVRAAAKNHASVAVVVSTEGYPLILEAIKNGGFTLAQRKLLASRAFINIAEYDIAVANWTASTLVESAEWPEFAGIALTKQDTLRYGENPHQQAALYLDPNAPAGLAQAEQLNGKEMSYNNYVDADAAWRTANDFTDPAVAIIKHANPCGVAIGADVAEAHRKAHECDPVSAFGGVIAVNQEVTLALARQVAEIFTEVIVAPAYAPDALALLQEKKNLRVLVAPAWNPPPAEIKQIGGGVLVQMADRIDADGDDPANWTLATGPAASGEVLKDLVFAWRAIRSVKSNAILLARDGATVGVGMGQVNRVDSAKLAVDRAGAERAAGSVAASDAFFPFPDGLEVLIAAGIKAVVQPGGSIRDNLVIEAAEKAGLTVYLTGTRHFYH from the coding sequence GTGAGCGACGAGGGGCTTCGCCCGATCAAGCGGGCGCTGCTGAGCGTGTGGGACAAGGCGGGGATCGTCGAGCTCGCTCAGGCCCTGCACGCGGCCGGGGTGGAGGTCGTCTCGACCGGTTCCACCGCCACCACCGTGGAGAAAGCCGGCGTGCCGGTGACCCGGGTCGAGGACCTGACCGGCTTTCCGGAGATCCTCAGCGACCGGGTGAAGACCCTGCACCCCCGGGTGCACGGTGGGCTGCTCGCCGACATGCGGCTGGAGAGCCACGTGGCGGAGCTGGCCGAGCACGGGATCGAGCCGTTCGACCTGCTGGTCAGCAGCCTCTACCCGTTCTCCGAGACGGTCGCCTCGGGGGCCGGCGAGGAGGAGTGCATCGCCAAGATCGACATCGGCGGGCCGGCGATGGTCCGCGCGGCCGCGAAGAACCACGCGTCGGTCGCCGTCGTCGTCTCCACCGAGGGTTACCCGCTGATCCTCGAGGCGATCAAGAACGGCGGCTTCACCCTGGCCCAGCGCAAGCTGCTCGCCTCCCGGGCCTTCATCAACATCGCGGAGTACGACATCGCGGTGGCGAACTGGACCGCGTCCACGCTGGTCGAGAGCGCGGAGTGGCCGGAGTTCGCCGGGATCGCGCTGACGAAGCAGGACACCCTCCGGTACGGCGAGAACCCGCACCAGCAGGCGGCCCTCTACCTGGACCCGAACGCTCCCGCCGGGCTGGCTCAGGCCGAGCAGCTCAACGGCAAGGAGATGTCCTACAACAACTACGTCGACGCGGACGCCGCGTGGCGCACCGCCAACGACTTCACCGACCCGGCCGTGGCGATCATCAAGCACGCCAACCCGTGCGGCGTGGCGATCGGCGCGGACGTGGCCGAGGCACACCGGAAGGCGCACGAGTGCGACCCGGTCTCCGCGTTCGGCGGCGTGATCGCCGTCAACCAGGAGGTCACCCTCGCGCTCGCGCGGCAGGTCGCGGAGATCTTCACCGAGGTGATCGTGGCGCCGGCCTACGCGCCCGACGCTCTGGCCCTGCTCCAGGAGAAGAAGAACCTGCGCGTCCTGGTCGCCCCGGCCTGGAACCCGCCGCCCGCCGAGATCAAGCAGATCGGCGGCGGCGTGCTGGTGCAGATGGCCGACCGGATCGACGCCGACGGCGACGACCCGGCGAACTGGACGCTGGCCACCGGCCCGGCCGCGTCCGGCGAGGTGCTGAAAGATCTGGTCTTCGCGTGGCGGGCGATCCGCAGCGTGAAGAGCAACGCCATCCTGCTGGCCCGCGACGGCGCCACGGTCGGCGTCGGGATGGGCCAGGTCAACCGGGTCGACTCGGCGAAACTCGCGGTCGACCGGGCCGGCGCCGAGCGCGCGGCGGGCAGCGTGGCCGCCTCGGACGCGTTCTTCCCGTTCCCGGACGGCCTGGAGGTGCTGATCGCGGCCGGCATCAAGGCCGTGGTGCAGCCGGGCGGCTCGATCCGCGACAACCTGGTGATCGAGGCCGCCGAGAAGGCCGGCCTCACCGTCTACCTGACCGGCACCCGCCACTTCTACCATTGA
- a CDS encoding NADP-dependent isocitrate dehydrogenase, translating to MAKIKVKNPVVEIDGDEMTRIIWKQIREQLILPYLDVNLEYYDLGIQYRDETDDQVTIDSANAIKRHGVGVKCATITPDEARVQEFGLKKMWRSPNGTIRNILGGVVFREPIILKNVPRLVPSWTKPIIIGRHAHGDQYKASDFVAPSKGKMTVTFTPEDGSEPIEMHVADFPAGGVGMAMYNFDESIRDFARASFRYGLARNYPVYLSTKNTILKAYDGRFKDLFAEIFETEFADQFKEAGITYEHRLIDDMVAAALKWEGGYVWACKNYDGDVQSDTVAQGFGSLGLMTSVLMTPDGQTVEAEAAHGTVTRHYRQWQKGEKTSTNPIASIFAWTGGLKHRGKLDGTPEVTQFAETLERVCIDTVEGGQMTKDLALLISKDAPWLTTDEFMNALDENLARKLA from the coding sequence ATGGCGAAAATCAAGGTCAAGAACCCGGTCGTCGAGATCGACGGCGACGAGATGACCCGGATCATCTGGAAGCAGATCCGTGAGCAGCTGATCCTGCCCTACCTCGACGTCAACCTCGAGTACTACGACCTCGGCATCCAGTACCGGGACGAGACCGACGACCAGGTGACGATCGACTCCGCCAACGCCATCAAGCGGCACGGTGTCGGCGTCAAGTGCGCCACCATCACCCCGGATGAGGCGCGGGTTCAGGAGTTCGGCCTGAAGAAGATGTGGCGGTCGCCGAACGGCACCATCCGCAACATCCTCGGCGGCGTGGTCTTCCGTGAGCCGATCATCCTGAAGAACGTACCCCGGCTGGTACCCAGCTGGACCAAGCCGATCATCATCGGCCGTCACGCCCACGGTGACCAGTACAAGGCCTCCGACTTCGTCGCGCCCAGCAAGGGCAAGATGACCGTCACCTTCACCCCGGAGGACGGGTCGGAGCCGATCGAGATGCACGTGGCCGACTTCCCGGCCGGCGGCGTCGGCATGGCCATGTACAACTTCGACGAGTCGATCCGCGACTTCGCGCGCGCCTCGTTCCGGTACGGCCTGGCCCGCAACTACCCGGTCTACCTCTCGACCAAGAACACCATCCTGAAGGCCTACGACGGCCGCTTCAAGGACCTGTTCGCGGAGATCTTCGAGACCGAGTTCGCGGACCAGTTCAAGGAGGCCGGCATCACCTACGAGCACCGGCTGATCGACGACATGGTCGCGGCCGCGCTCAAGTGGGAGGGTGGCTACGTCTGGGCCTGCAAGAACTACGACGGTGACGTGCAGTCGGACACGGTCGCGCAGGGCTTCGGCTCGCTCGGCCTGATGACCTCGGTCCTGATGACGCCGGACGGCCAGACCGTCGAGGCCGAGGCCGCGCACGGCACCGTCACCCGGCACTACCGGCAGTGGCAGAAGGGCGAGAAGACCTCGACCAACCCGATCGCGTCCATCTTCGCGTGGACGGGCGGGCTCAAGCACCGCGGCAAACTGGATGGGACGCCGGAGGTCACCCAGTTCGCCGAGACGCTGGAGCGGGTCTGCATCGACACCGTCGAGGGTGGTCAGATGACCAAGGACCTCGCGCTGCTGATCAGCAAGGACGCGCCGTGGCTGACCACGGACGAGTTCATGAACGCGCTGGACGAGAACCTGGCTCGCAAGCTGGCCTGA
- the galT gene encoding galactose-1-phosphate uridylyltransferase: MTLVRSAVTLSDGRELIYFDEKPDSGRAKYQDTRDLPPPPPASQLRYDPLVDEWVAVAAHRQTRTFLPPSDACPLCPTNATFASEIPAPDYDVVVFENQFPSFSYREVPGGEITELTDMVPVKPGLGRCEVVCFTSDHNSSFGALTPARVRTVVDALADRTAEMSELPGVAQVFPFENRGVEIGVTLHHPHGQIYAYPTVPPRTAAMVRAARKHAEKTGGRNLYADVLAAEQAAKVRVISANEHWTAYVPAAARWPFEVQLAPHRQVADLPALTEEERDAFGPLYLDVLRRFDGLFGKPMPYISAWHQAVVGAGRELGYLHLQVFSIRRAADKLKFLAGSESAMGAFVSDVVPEKAAQMLRDVV; this comes from the coding sequence CCGGGCGAAGTATCAGGACACCAGGGACCTGCCGCCGCCTCCGCCGGCCTCGCAGTTGCGTTACGACCCGCTGGTCGACGAGTGGGTCGCGGTCGCCGCGCACCGGCAGACCCGCACGTTCCTGCCGCCGTCCGACGCCTGCCCGCTCTGCCCGACGAACGCGACCTTCGCCAGCGAGATCCCCGCGCCGGACTACGACGTGGTCGTCTTCGAGAACCAGTTTCCCTCGTTCAGCTACCGCGAGGTGCCCGGCGGCGAGATCACCGAGCTGACCGACATGGTGCCGGTCAAGCCGGGCCTGGGCCGCTGCGAGGTGGTCTGCTTCACCAGCGACCACAACAGCTCGTTCGGCGCGCTGACCCCGGCCCGGGTCCGCACGGTGGTGGACGCGCTGGCCGACCGGACCGCCGAGATGTCGGAGCTCCCCGGCGTCGCCCAGGTCTTCCCGTTCGAGAACAGGGGCGTCGAGATCGGCGTCACGCTGCACCACCCGCACGGGCAGATCTATGCGTACCCGACGGTGCCGCCGCGCACCGCCGCCATGGTGCGGGCCGCGCGCAAGCACGCGGAGAAGACCGGTGGCCGCAATCTGTACGCCGACGTGCTCGCCGCCGAGCAGGCGGCGAAGGTACGCGTGATCAGCGCCAACGAGCACTGGACGGCGTACGTGCCGGCCGCCGCCCGCTGGCCGTTCGAGGTGCAGCTGGCCCCGCACCGCCAGGTCGCCGACCTGCCCGCGCTGACCGAGGAGGAGCGCGACGCGTTCGGCCCGCTCTACCTCGACGTGCTGCGCCGCTTCGACGGGCTGTTCGGCAAGCCGATGCCGTACATCTCGGCCTGGCACCAGGCGGTCGTCGGCGCCGGCCGCGAGTTGGGCTACCTGCACCTTCAGGTGTTCAGCATCCGCCGGGCCGCCGACAAGCTCAAGTTCCTAGCCGGCTCGGAGTCCGCGATGGGCGCCTTCGTCAGCGACGTGGTGCCGGAGAAGGCCGCGCAGATGCTGCGCGACGTGGTCTGA